The Bacteroidia bacterium genomic interval TTTCTAAATTTAATATATCTATTGTTCTGGGTTTACTTGGATTACTCCTCTTAATCACCCAATGTGCGCCTCCAGAAATCTCAGCACCAAGACTTGATCGACTTGATCCAACAGAAGGTTCAGTAGGAGAAGTTGTTATTATTTGGGGGGAATTCATGCATCACACTACTTCTGTGATTTTGGATGGGGAAGAGCTTAATTTTTCTCCGGGCCAGACTCCGGAAGAGGAGATTTTTTTCATTATCCCTGAATCTTTGGAACTGGGAGATCACCTTGTGTATGTAGAATCCGTTTCAGGCAAGTCCAATACCTTGAATCTGAAAGTAATCAATCCCAGACCAATTATTAACTCCGTAAATCTTGAGATAGGAATGCCTGGAGATAGTGTGAAGGTTTGTGGAGAGCATCTGCAAAATTCAGGCTTACTCATCGAACTCCTGGGACAACGTATTAACAATTTCACCTATGATGCTCAAGGTTGTCTATTATTTACTGTTCCTGAAGGATTGACAACAAGCTCTGGAGAATTGATCATTACGGTCGATGGCCGATCAGATTCAAGACCCTTTTCTGTAAGATCAAGTCCTACAGCTCCTATTATCCAATCAATTATTCCTTCGGTTACTGCGCCTCTGGATACCATTAAGATTTTTGGAGAAAGCCTTTTGGGTAATGAACTAAAAGTGATTTTTACTCCTTCAATTGAAACGGATGTCCTGGAAAAATCAGATACTCTTGTTAAGGTGATTGTACCTGTAGATGCCGAAAATGGAAGTGTCAAATTGATTGTAGATGGAGTAGAGACAAATGAATTTTCTATTGTAGTAGTACGTCCGGAAAACCCATTGATCGGAAGTATAGCACCTTCTACAGCCTCAATCGGGGATACCGTCGAAATCAATGGGCAGAATTTTGGAGCAGCAGCAGATGTAGTGGAGATCATATTTTCGGATAATAAACAAGCGGAAATAGTGTCTCGTACTCCTCAAAAGATTTCTACGATTGTTCCCGCAGATGCGATTACGGGAGAAGTGAAAGTAAAAGTTAATGAACTGATTTCTTCGGGTTTCTCTTTTACCATTATTCCATTGGGTTTGCCTAGTATAAGTTCAATAAGTCCTGATTCTGCAGCTCAAAACACACTCTTAAGTATAAATGGGGTAAATCTTGATGGTGCAAACCAAAATATTGTTTTTCAACAAGGAGGAGTAAGGGCAAATGGTAATATAGTGACAGCTAGTCCGGATTTGATTTCTGCTAATCTTCCGCAAGCTAATTTTCAGCTAGGAAAGGTAGAAGTCTGGGCCGAAATTGATGGGGATAATTCTGATACCTTGAGTTTTGATTTTGTTCCTCCTCCTTCTATTGCTTTAATAAATGGCGGAAATTCTGTCAACAATGGAGCTATAATTGAAATTCAGGGCGAAAATTTCATCCCTTCTATCAATAATCCTGTTAAAGTATTCTTTTCCTCTACCGGTGCAACAGAAGGAGTTATAACAGGAAGAACAAATACCAAGATTGATGTGAGAGTTCCGATTGATGCCATTACGGGCGTTGTAAGGATTCTTACACCCTACGGAGAAGTAAGCGATTCCATTTTCTTGCAATCATTGAGCAAGATTAGTGCTGTCCAGCCTTCCAACAATGCGCCCAACTATCCTATTTTGATTTATGGAGAGAATCTGGATCAGGTTAATGAATTGAAATTTGGAAACCTTACGGTAAACACAGGCTTTCAATATTCAGCCGCTTGTAATTGTTTGGGAGGAAATATACCGGATGGAGTAGGCCTTGGAAATCTTGATATTAGGACAGGCGTAAATGGAAGCTTTAGTAGTCCTTTCGCATACAATATCAATGCTAATTTACCAGCTGTAAGTGCACCTGGTTCACCCGTAATTCTCCCGACACCGCCTCCTGGAGTATCCATGGGATCCTTTCAAAATGGTTGGATAGTCGCATATGGCCCTGGACCGAATGGACCGGATAGTGTGAGGGAAGGCCGATTCGCTCTGGCAGGCGATATTGTTTTCAATAGTCCAAATGCTGATGGATTTTATGTAATAGTAGATGAGGACAATAATAATGATACAGTAGGGTTTTTCTCTGAATTTGGTGATACAAGCCGTTTGGTCATCAATAACCAGATTTATATTGGAAAGCAAAATAGCGTGTATATGGGAGATTCCGTTTATTATAATGATTACCAGGGATTTATCCCCAATATGGTTTACACGCCTCTCAATAGTGGCAAGCAAGTAGAATTGGTCTTCCCTGGAATTCTGACCAATGTAGCTGTTGCTTCAAATAGTACTCAATATATTCTTACCATAAGGGGTAAGTATTTTCTAAGACGTGAATTTGATCCCCTTTTTCCCATATATTCGGAATCTGGTTTTTATGAGTTCACAAGTGGAGGAAATACGATAAGTATTCCAAGTTTTGGAAGCAATCCTGCTGAAATTGATGAATTAATTTGGAATTCATATAATGAAATCGTCCTTAAAATAAAAAAATCTGATATACCTCCAGGAACCTATGATTTTTCTATTGATGTTTTTGGTGGATTTACTAATGATATATCAATAATGCTACCTTAGGGATTTACGATCTGGAATCTTTATTCTCTTAGCCCGAAATATTATCTATACCGATGTTAAAAAAGCTTTATGTAATTTCTCTTTTTCTTTGCCTTTTGTTTTTTAGTGGAATAGCCCAGCGATCTAAAGAATGGCAGGATAAAAATGATCGAGGAAATCGATTTGAAGGAGAATATTTTGATAGAGACATAGGTAATCTTGCCATAGATCTCTTGTCTTTTTTTTCACCGGGAGATCATTATGTATTTGGGGAAGATCAAAGACTGGAAGTACATTTCTATAATCCCGATAGTGGTCAATATAAGTTAGTTGCCAAGGAAATAGATGTACGTCAGTTTTATTGGATGGAAGATAAGAATAGTTCCTCCAGAAATGGATGGAATACTTTTTCAGGATGGCCAGTGGATTATTTACTAAAAAGCCTGGAGATCAATAGAAAGAATCTGGGACTCTTGGTTAATCTGGGAAAGCCTAACGAGAAAATAATAAGTCCTGCCTATTTAGGCATAGCAGAAAAATCAGATAAAGATTCCTTTAAACCATTTTATGTGGCTCATTTTGTATTGGGCACCTCTGCAGAAAAAGGAAGTTGGAAACTTTATCAAGGCAAAGGGAGGAGAGCAGGCACCCTAATTCAGGAGCGAAAACTTTCATCAAAAGATGGTTCAAGTCCATTTGCTATTTATATTATGAAAAAATTACTTCCCCAAAGTGGTTGGTATACTATGGAATTAAATTTCACCAGCCTGGAAAGAAATAATTCAGAAAAAAGTGAGTCAAAAGAAGAAGTTATGACCTATGCTTTTAGCTTCTATCATCATATAATTGAATAAATAAAATTTAGTGTTCAGTAAATCTGCTTGCTGAACTTTTGCCAGATGCCGGAATCAGAATCAAGAGCTTTTGAAATCAAGTATAAGGACGGAGGACTAAAAATCCCCCGTGGCAATAATTATTTGCTAATCATTGGGATTGATGACTATATGCATGTTGGCAAGCTCCAGAATGCCGTTCGGGATGCAAAAGCATTTAAGAAACTCTTAATCGATAAGTATCATTTTTCTGAGGAATACGCTCTTTGTCTTTTTGACAATGAGGCTACTTATTCTCGTATTGATCAGGGATTAAGGAGTTTACACAAAAAAATAAAAAAAGGGGACAATCTATTGATCTATTTTAGTGGCCATGGCCACTATGATGAATTTTATGGAGATGGATATTGGATTCCGGTAGATGCTCAATATGAAGACAATAGAGGCTATTTTTCGTATAAAGATATAATCAGTGCGCTGGCTAAAATCGAAAGCCAGCATACCTTCATGATTGTTGACTCCTGCTATTCTGGGGCGGTTCTGGTTGAAAACACCCGTGATTCAAATGGCCATGATCCCCGTGAAAAAGATCCCAGTCGCTGGATATTGGCTTCTGGAAGGAATGAAGTTGTGCCTGATGGAAAAGTAGGAGGACATAGTCCTTTTGCGGTTCAACTCCTGGACACCCTCGACCGTTATGCAGATGAAGGCATCTCTGTCCTTTCCCTGGTAGATAAAGTTACCCGTTCTACTATACATAATGGGAAACAGAAACCCATAGGAAGGCCCATTCAGAATACGGGTGATAAAGGAGGCCAATTCATTTTTTACCCCAAATCCATGGATCTTGGGAAAGTGAGTATGAAATCGCTTCCAGAGACTCAGAATCCCTCCATTAACTCTCGTGAAATACATGCTGTAAAAACTAAAAAGAAAGCATCCTTTGGACCTTTACTCTTAAGCCTATCACTATTATTCGCGGCAATACTTGGACTAGCATTCTCTGCTTTCGTTCCCAAGAAAAATCTCAGGATAAAAGCTGAAATTGAAGCGGAACAATTTTCCTTTCAGCAGAAAGAGGGAACTTATAATTTTCGGGGAATACCATTAACCTATTGCCGGTTTACAGATTTTGAAAAAATCAGCCTGGAGGCAGATAAATTTACTTTTAATAGATCTGGAAACGTGATAAATAGAAAGCTGGAAAATGAGTTGAGTTTTGAATCCATGGGGGAGAAAGGTATTTCTACCCCAATTAGATCTTCATTACTATTTGAAAGCTTGCAGATTTCTGAAGGGAGTAAACTTAACTTCAGCAGAATTGATCCAGATAAATTTTCATCCAGAATTAAGGTGGGGATTGAACAGGATAATCCTGAAAAGATCGTAATGAGTTATCTGGATTCAGCCAATTTAGAATTGGAGTACATAGATTTTTCTAGCCAGGAAGATATCGGTTTCATTGATGAGCTGAGTAGCCTGACCATATTTGGTCCGGCAGTTTCTGCCAGAAGACAAATTAGCGTATGGCCATCAAACTCTTTTAGTTTGAGTTTTGATATAAATGATTCAGAGGATTCTGTGCAATTGAATACAGGAGAAATAGGGTTAAGTAAGCCTCACTTTTTTAAACGAGAAAATTCCAATGAAAATGTTCCTGTTTCTTCTATAATTTCGGGCAAAATCTTCTTTCTTAATCAGGATCAGGAAATCTATAAAAGTCATACGCTTAGTTCAGGAGAAAAACTTGCGCTCATCGGAGATAAAGAATTTAACTTGTCAAAAATGCTTCTTAGCGAGAAGGGATACTCTCTAGAGCTGGACGCTGTACCTGAAAGGGTGGAAATAGATGGGGCGAATATTTTGAATCCACCCTATATAAATTGGCTATGGCAAAACCATAGACTTCTATTCCTGATTTCTGTATTTATCTATTTCTTTTTGTTTTTATTATCACTGCCACCTTTGCGCAAGAAAATGATAGGAATTTTCAAATAGGTATATCTCAAATCCTTATTCCTTCTCAATCAACTCAATCAGCAAGTCAACGGCCTCTCTCACAAATGCCGGATCTTCTGCATGAGTTTCTCTTTCCACCACCTGAATATTGCTAGGTAAATTGTCTCTGAGATAATCGAAAAAGGCCTTGTCAGAGGCGGGATCTTCCAATATACCTCCTGGTATGGAGTATCGCCCTACGCCCTTTTTGGGGAACATGAAGTAGGCTTTGTCTTTGGTATGTTGAAGGCGTTCTACGATGCTTTTCGCTACACGAACGATTTCTTCCTCATTGAGTCGAGGAACAAAGACTACGGGGCTATGAAATACGATTTGATGGTCTTTGAATTCATCCGGTACGACATTGGGTTCTACCAGGATTCCTAAGTGCTCAGCTCCTCCCGGACAGAGTACCTGTGGCAATCCTAGTTTGCCCGCGACTGTCAGACGCTCCGGACCACCAGCCCTAAGAACGCTCCAGACATCGTCCGCAATTTCCCCCATAGCATAATCGAAAACGGCTCCAATAATGCCTTCTTTCATCATCTGTTCCATGGCCTGTCCACCACTTCCCACTGCATGGAAAACGATGACCTCATAACCTTTGGATTCAATGTATTTGATAGCCTCTATCGCACCATTGGTAAGGACTCCCAAATTGGACATGCCGATCAGGGGCTTATCCGCTTTCTCCATTTTAAATTTGGTCTCAACGGATGCCATTCCACAAGCAGCTGCAGCGGCATTGGCGAGTATCTTTCGGGTAAACGGATTGAGTTTCAAGATGTCGCTCACCGATGGCATCATGGTAATGTCCTTGATGCCTACGAAGCCACTGGTATCTCCGGATGCAATGGTCGAAACCATGATCTTGGGAAAACCATAGGGGAGGGCCTGCATGATGTTACAACAGGTAGAAGTTCCCTGAGTTCCTCCGAGTCCCAATACGGCATGCACTTCATCCTTTACAATGCGGGAATTCAGAATATTGATACAACCCTGAACTACAAAGGGATTGGATTTCTCACGAGTCGGGTCTTTCAAAAGTTCGGATAAATCTCCTCCTCCGGTTTTAACAACTTCCTCTCTGCTGATAGTGGCTTCAATGCCTGGCGTACCCACAACCCCGATGTCTATCAATAAAGCTTTGTCGCCTCTGGCTTCAATTTCATCCACCAAAAATCCAGCCTCCTGGTCTTTGGTATCCAGGGTTACGAGTAGTGCAATAGTCTTGGACATAATCTATTTTTTATCAGGGAATCTAAGATCAGCAAATTCCTTTGCAGTAGAATATACAGCTTTTTCAATCGGAATCCTTTCGGTAGAAGAACCCGTCCAAATGCCATCACAGCTGGTATGATTCAGGATATATTGGGCGTCTACCGGATTTTCTAAAGCTGCTCCATGAGCAATCAACATGATATCCGGTTTTATCTTCCTCAATACTTTATTTGCTTCTTCTGTACGGGCTGCCGTTTCTTCAATTGTTTCTCCAGAATCATATCCTTTCAAGCCTCCTTTGGTTGTACCTGCATGAAAACAAAAGATGTCGGGCATCGATTCTTCAACCATACGAATGCTGTCCTCCATATTGAAGGCCAGACCTACGGAAACCATTTCCATTTCTTTGGCCAATTTCAGCATCTCGATCTCATTATCGAGTGTAATCCCACTTTTGGTCAGTACCTTAAATATTTCGCTATCCTTATCTACATAGCTAATAGAGGGACCGATATTAGAAACTGAAAAAACTCCGATTTTTTTCAAATCTTCCAAAAACCAACGCATGTCCTTCAAGGGATCATTGGCATTTATACAGGCGCAGATAAAAGCATCACCCTTGATTGCAGGCATGATATCTTCGCGCGTGTAGTCAAAGGTTTGCTTATTTGAATCCAGGATGGGCCAAAGCATAGACATGGTTCCCATTCCATTGGCTCGCAATCTTGCACCTGAAAATGTATTGATACAATCAGCACCGGCCTTTTCCAGTAGACTCGCAACCAATCCACTGCCCGCACTGGCAATGAATATGGGAATATTATTGTCGACCTTCTTTTTCAACTTGGCCATTATTTCTTCACGGGAGGTACGTGGGACTATCATAGGGAGAGTGTGTTAAAGTGTTAGAGTGTTAGAGTGTTATGGTGTTAAAGAAATTATGGTGTTGGTGTGTTGGAGTATTGGCGTTATTTATAATTTGACTCCAACACACCAGCACGTTTATATAACTCTGTCATTCCCACCATCGATAGGAACTTGAGAACCGGTAATTTTGGAGAAAGCTTTACCTAGCATGAGTACAGCGAGGTCGGCTACGTCCCGGGAGGTAACTTCTACTTGTAGTACATTATTGGTTTTGTATTCTTGCACGCTGAGGCCATAATTGGCAGCGCGAGTTTTGAGTACTTCTTCGGTCCAAATGCCTGTATCGAATACGGCATTGGGATGAATGGTGTTTACACGAATTCCTTTGGAACCAAGTTCTAATGCTGCGACTCTTCCCAATTGAGTAAGGCCAGCTTTGGCTACAGAATAGGCAGAGGCACCAGGCCCGGGAGCAGGAACATTTTTAGAGCCAACAATTACGATAGCTGGATCGATTCCCAATTCCAGATAAGGAATGCAGAGAGTCATCAGGCGTCTATGACTACTCACATTGAGGTCCATACTCCTATCCCAATTGCTATCTTCCATATCGGCTATTTTTGCACTCTTTGGAAATATACCTGCATTGGTGATTAGATAGTCAAGGCCCCCAAAGTTTTCGACGGTTTGGTGAATAGCAGCTTTGACTGCGGCTTTATCAGTTACATCACAGGGGATACCAATGACATTGGGTGTATTGAATGCACTTGTAACATCCGGATTTATATCCAGGGCAGCAACAACAGCACCTTGATCCAATAGGCTTTCCACACATGCTTTCCCAATTCCACTTGCGGCACCGGTTACCATCGCAATTTTTCCTTGCATGGCTTTGGGCTGACCCATTTTCTTCAATTTCGCCTGCTCAAGCTCCCAATATTCAACTTCGAATAAATCTTTCTGAGGCAATGCCACCCATCCCCCAAGATTCTCACCCTGATAAATTGCCTTTTTTGTATGGCGGGTAATGTCATCTATGATTTTGTAGTGCTTGGTACTGGGACCAAAAGATAGCGTACCTATTCCCGGGAGAACTCCCCATCTAGGCGCTTTATCAAGGATGGTTTCCCCTTGTTGGAATTCACCATAATAGCTTTCATAAGCAGAAGCATAGGAAGCAAAGTCTTTCTCATGGTCATCATGAATCACAATGGGGATTCGCTTGGTACGAATGATATGATCCGGAGTCAATGGACCCCTGCTACAAACATCATCGATATTCTTGAGATTGCTAAAAGCTGTGGAAGCGGGGCTCGAATTCAAATGAGAGAGAAATGCTTTTCCCGCCATATCAGAAACCCTTTTTCTGACCTGGGCCAATTTCAGGTGATTTATATTTGTAGCTGCATTATCTTCAATCTGATCGATCCCTTGATCTTTGATATAGTCTTCCGCTTTGGAGACGATTTCGATCATTTTTTCATAGGCCTTCTTTGGGTCATGGTTGAAAGTAAAAACCCCATGATTTAAGAGGATCATACCTTCCAGTTTTTCCCAATCGATCCCTCTTGTCATTTCGTAGATGGTTTTCGCAAGGATAAAGCCAGGCATGACATAGGGCACAATCAATACACTATCACCATAAATCTCTTTGATGCGTTCTTCTCCATTATCAGTATTGGTTACGATTACAACCGCATCGGCATGGGTGTGATCAACAAAGGTATAAGGGATGATTCCATGCAGGATGGTTTCTACCGAAGGATTAGGTGCTGAGGGATTGGTCATGGCCATTCGCTGGTATTTTACCATTTGGGTATCCGTCAACGTATCCAATTCAGCCAATTTATATAGCGCATCCAGTTTTACCGGTGCAAAGCCTGCTTCTTCAATAGTTGCCAAATCCCAACCACTTCCTTTCACATAAAGGATCTCTTCTTCCTCCCCGAATATGTTAGTCTCTTTGATTTTTACAGAGGTATTCCCTCCGCCATGCAGGACCAGATCTTCATCTGAACCCAGAAGTCTTGAGGTATAGACCCTCAGTTTTAAGAGATCATTGTTGAGGGCTTGAGCTTCACTATCCTTCCAGGAACTTTTCATATGCTAATTTTTTGAGGGTTTATAAGGTATCTAAAAAGGCAGAAATAACTGCCTGTGCTTCTTTTTTGTGTTGGAGGTCATCTATATATCTGGAAACAACTTTTTCCAATTTGCTACCAGGGATTGCCTGATGGATTGCCTCAGCCATTTCCCAGGGGTGAAGGGGGTCATCATCATTTCCAATGATCAAAGTGGGAATATCTATGCTAGTTAGATCAGCCATGCGATCAAAGGGTTTATCATTAACCATATGATCCAGAACTTCAGAAGTATGGCTTCCTTGTGCGCGAGAAAACTGACCCATAATAGAAGTCGCTGCCTTGGGCAATTGATTTTTGATTGCCAAAAATGCTTCCGAATTTTCAAAACTTCTCTTGCCGCCAGGATGACCAATTAGCTCTGCAATATCCAATAAGATTTCCAGGTTGGCAGGCCTTCCTTTATCCAACCATGCGGGTCTGACGAGAATTAAGGCATCGACTCTTTCCGGAAATGTTAATGCGATATGTAGAGAGATACCCGATCCCATGCTGATGCCTCCAAAGATGCAGTTATCAATGCTTTCTTTATCCAGCACCTCTAGCACATCATTTGAATACTGGAGAAAAGAAGGTGGAGAATTTTCGGAATAAAGGGAATGACCATGTCCCAAAGCTTCTGGACAAATGAGATCAATGCCTTCAAAGCCTTGAAAAAATCGATGGGCCTGTGATAGGTCCGCACCTAAACCATGGTGAAAGAGTACTTTCTTTCCTGATCCTGATCTTGTGTAGTTGACAGCGTTTTTCATCCCTTTCGAATATTACAAAATGCGGGGGATCAGGCCAAAATATCTTTAACAAGTTTTCCATGAACATCGGTCAGGCGAAACCTTCGCCCCTGATGCTTGTAGGTGAGCTTTTCGTGATCCATACCCATCAAATGAAGCAAGGTGGCTTGAAAATCATGGACGTGAACCGGATCTTTTACAATGTTATAACTAAAGTCATCGGTTTCACCATATGTAACCCCTGGCTTTATTCCTCCACCAGCCATCCAGATACTGAAACATCTGGGATGATGATCCCGACCATAATTGTCGGAGGTTAATTTCCCTTGTGAATAGATCGTTCTACCAAACTCGCCTCCCCAAATAACCAGGGTATCTTCCAGCAAACCTCTCTGTTTGAGATCGCTTACCAATGCCGCACTGGCTTGATCAGTATCCTTACACTGCAGCCGGATGTCTTTGGGAAGATCTACATGCTGATCCCATCCCTGATGGTACAATTGGACAAAACGCACATCTCTTTCAATCAATCGTCTGGCCAAAATGCAATTGGCTGCATAAGAACCTGGCCTTCTGGAATCCGGGCCATACATATCAAAGATGTAATCGGGTTCGGAAGAAATATCCATGGTCTCTGGTACAGAGGTTTGCATGCGATAGGCCATTTCGTATTGAGAAATTCGAGATTGAATTTCCATATCTCCGACTTCTTCCATGCGCATCTCATTCAATTGAGCCAGATGATCCAGTGCCTTTCTACGATCTTTATCCTTTACTCCCGGAGGATTATTGATATACAGTACCGGAGCTTTGCCGGACCTGAATTGAACGCCCTGATGTAAAGAGGCTAAAAAACCATTTCCCCATAGTCTGGAGTAGATCGGTTGGGGGCGAATGAGTCCCCTCGACAGGAGCACACAAAAAGTAGGCAGGTTATTATTTAAGCTCCCAAGGCCATAGCTTACCCAGGCACCAATACTGGGACGTCCGGGTTGTTGAGAGCCGGTTTGGAAAAAGGTAATGGCAGGATCATGATTGATGGCCTCTGTATGCATGGAGCGAATGATGCAAAGCTCGTCTGCAATCTTGGCTGTATAGGGTAAAAGATCGCTGATCCAGGCTCCACTTTTTCCATGTTGTTTGAATTTGAACATGGAACTGACTAGAGGGAAAGACTTTTGGTAAGCAGTCATACCGGTTAGTCTTTGCCCCTGCCTCACTGAATCCGGCAATTCCTTCCCATGCATTTCATACATCAAGGGCTTATAATCAAAAAGCTCTATCTGAGAAGGACTCCCGCTCTGGA includes:
- a CDS encoding alpha/beta hydrolase, producing MKNAVNYTRSGSGKKVLFHHGLGADLSQAHRFFQGFEGIDLICPEALGHGHSLYSENSPPSFLQYSNDVLEVLDKESIDNCIFGGISMGSGISLHIALTFPERVDALILVRPAWLDKGRPANLEILLDIAELIGHPGGKRSFENSEAFLAIKNQLPKAATSIMGQFSRAQGSHTSEVLDHMVNDKPFDRMADLTSIDIPTLIIGNDDDPLHPWEMAEAIHQAIPGSKLEKVVSRYIDDLQHKKEAQAVISAFLDTL
- a CDS encoding caspase family protein; this translates as MPESESRAFEIKYKDGGLKIPRGNNYLLIIGIDDYMHVGKLQNAVRDAKAFKKLLIDKYHFSEEYALCLFDNEATYSRIDQGLRSLHKKIKKGDNLLIYFSGHGHYDEFYGDGYWIPVDAQYEDNRGYFSYKDIISALAKIESQHTFMIVDSCYSGAVLVENTRDSNGHDPREKDPSRWILASGRNEVVPDGKVGGHSPFAVQLLDTLDRYADEGISVLSLVDKVTRSTIHNGKQKPIGRPIQNTGDKGGQFIFYPKSMDLGKVSMKSLPETQNPSINSREIHAVKTKKKASFGPLLLSLSLLFAAILGLAFSAFVPKKNLRIKAEIEAEQFSFQQKEGTYNFRGIPLTYCRFTDFEKISLEADKFTFNRSGNVINRKLENELSFESMGEKGISTPIRSSLLFESLQISEGSKLNFSRIDPDKFSSRIKVGIEQDNPEKIVMSYLDSANLELEYIDFSSQEDIGFIDELSSLTIFGPAVSARRQISVWPSNSFSLSFDINDSEDSVQLNTGEIGLSKPHFFKRENSNENVPVSSIISGKIFFLNQDQEIYKSHTLSSGEKLALIGDKEFNLSKMLLSEKGYSLELDAVPERVEIDGANILNPPYINWLWQNHRLLFLISVFIYFFLFLLSLPPLRKKMIGIFK
- a CDS encoding Tm-1-like ATP-binding domain-containing protein produces the protein MSKTIALLVTLDTKDQEAGFLVDEIEARGDKALLIDIGVVGTPGIEATISREEVVKTGGGDLSELLKDPTREKSNPFVVQGCINILNSRIVKDEVHAVLGLGGTQGTSTCCNIMQALPYGFPKIMVSTIASGDTSGFVGIKDITMMPSVSDILKLNPFTRKILANAAAAACGMASVETKFKMEKADKPLIGMSNLGVLTNGAIEAIKYIESKGYEVIVFHAVGSGGQAMEQMMKEGIIGAVFDYAMGEIADDVWSVLRAGGPERLTVAGKLGLPQVLCPGGAEHLGILVEPNVVPDEFKDHQIVFHSPVVFVPRLNEEEIVRVAKSIVERLQHTKDKAYFMFPKKGVGRYSIPGGILEDPASDKAFFDYLRDNLPSNIQVVERETHAEDPAFVREAVDLLIELIEKE
- a CDS encoding phosphoenolpyruvate hydrolase family protein — translated: MIVPRTSREEIMAKLKKKVDNNIPIFIASAGSGLVASLLEKAGADCINTFSGARLRANGMGTMSMLWPILDSNKQTFDYTREDIMPAIKGDAFICACINANDPLKDMRWFLEDLKKIGVFSVSNIGPSISYVDKDSEIFKVLTKSGITLDNEIEMLKLAKEMEMVSVGLAFNMEDSIRMVEESMPDIFCFHAGTTKGGLKGYDSGETIEETAARTEEANKVLRKIKPDIMLIAHGAALENPVDAQYILNHTSCDGIWTGSSTERIPIEKAVYSTAKEFADLRFPDKK
- a CDS encoding DUF1501 domain-containing protein — translated: MSKKPIHYSKIEHEAAMRVNRRHFLSKLGMGIGGAALASLLPGCGSGINSQEDLTDYLISHYAPKAKRVIYLFQSGSPSQIELFDYKPLMYEMHGKELPDSVRQGQRLTGMTAYQKSFPLVSSMFKFKQHGKSGAWISDLLPYTAKIADELCIIRSMHTEAINHDPAITFFQTGSQQPGRPSIGAWVSYGLGSLNNNLPTFCVLLSRGLIRPQPIYSRLWGNGFLASLHQGVQFRSGKAPVLYINNPPGVKDKDRRKALDHLAQLNEMRMEEVGDMEIQSRISQYEMAYRMQTSVPETMDISSEPDYIFDMYGPDSRRPGSYAANCILARRLIERDVRFVQLYHQGWDQHVDLPKDIRLQCKDTDQASAALVSDLKQRGLLEDTLVIWGGEFGRTIYSQGKLTSDNYGRDHHPRCFSIWMAGGGIKPGVTYGETDDFSYNIVKDPVHVHDFQATLLHLMGMDHEKLTYKHQGRRFRLTDVHGKLVKDILA
- a CDS encoding IPT/TIG domain-containing protein, which translates into the protein MLSKFNISIVLGLLGLLLLITQCAPPEISAPRLDRLDPTEGSVGEVVIIWGEFMHHTTSVILDGEELNFSPGQTPEEEIFFIIPESLELGDHLVYVESVSGKSNTLNLKVINPRPIINSVNLEIGMPGDSVKVCGEHLQNSGLLIELLGQRINNFTYDAQGCLLFTVPEGLTTSSGELIITVDGRSDSRPFSVRSSPTAPIIQSIIPSVTAPLDTIKIFGESLLGNELKVIFTPSIETDVLEKSDTLVKVIVPVDAENGSVKLIVDGVETNEFSIVVVRPENPLIGSIAPSTASIGDTVEINGQNFGAAADVVEIIFSDNKQAEIVSRTPQKISTIVPADAITGEVKVKVNELISSGFSFTIIPLGLPSISSISPDSAAQNTLLSINGVNLDGANQNIVFQQGGVRANGNIVTASPDLISANLPQANFQLGKVEVWAEIDGDNSDTLSFDFVPPPSIALINGGNSVNNGAIIEIQGENFIPSINNPVKVFFSSTGATEGVITGRTNTKIDVRVPIDAITGVVRILTPYGEVSDSIFLQSLSKISAVQPSNNAPNYPILIYGENLDQVNELKFGNLTVNTGFQYSAACNCLGGNIPDGVGLGNLDIRTGVNGSFSSPFAYNINANLPAVSAPGSPVILPTPPPGVSMGSFQNGWIVAYGPGPNGPDSVREGRFALAGDIVFNSPNADGFYVIVDEDNNNDTVGFFSEFGDTSRLVINNQIYIGKQNSVYMGDSVYYNDYQGFIPNMVYTPLNSGKQVELVFPGILTNVAVASNSTQYILTIRGKYFLRREFDPLFPIYSESGFYEFTSGGNTISIPSFGSNPAEIDELIWNSYNEIVLKIKKSDIPPGTYDFSIDVFGGFTNDISIMLP
- a CDS encoding bifunctional aldolase/short-chain dehydrogenase; its protein translation is MKSSWKDSEAQALNNDLLKLRVYTSRLLGSDEDLVLHGGGNTSVKIKETNIFGEEEEILYVKGSGWDLATIEEAGFAPVKLDALYKLAELDTLTDTQMVKYQRMAMTNPSAPNPSVETILHGIIPYTFVDHTHADAVVIVTNTDNGEERIKEIYGDSVLIVPYVMPGFILAKTIYEMTRGIDWEKLEGMILLNHGVFTFNHDPKKAYEKMIEIVSKAEDYIKDQGIDQIEDNAATNINHLKLAQVRKRVSDMAGKAFLSHLNSSPASTAFSNLKNIDDVCSRGPLTPDHIIRTKRIPIVIHDDHEKDFASYASAYESYYGEFQQGETILDKAPRWGVLPGIGTLSFGPSTKHYKIIDDITRHTKKAIYQGENLGGWVALPQKDLFEVEYWELEQAKLKKMGQPKAMQGKIAMVTGAASGIGKACVESLLDQGAVVAALDINPDVTSAFNTPNVIGIPCDVTDKAAVKAAIHQTVENFGGLDYLITNAGIFPKSAKIADMEDSNWDRSMDLNVSSHRRLMTLCIPYLELGIDPAIVIVGSKNVPAPGPGASAYSVAKAGLTQLGRVAALELGSKGIRVNTIHPNAVFDTGIWTEEVLKTRAANYGLSVQEYKTNNVLQVEVTSRDVADLAVLMLGKAFSKITGSQVPIDGGNDRVI